The Maylandia zebra isolate NMK-2024a linkage group LG4, Mzebra_GT3a, whole genome shotgun sequence genome segment CATGCTCCACCATTCTTAAAAGGCAAATACATTGGAGAGCTTGACCAAAGCCACTTCACCTGCTATGCGCCCGTCATTGTGGAGCCACCTACAGACCTCAATGTCACCGAGGGTATGGCTGCCGAGCTGAAGTGTCGAACGAGCACATCCACAACATCCGTCAACTGGATCACCCCTAATGGCACTCTCATGACCCACGGCTCCTACCGCGTGCGGATATCGGTCCTGCACGATGGCACGCTCAACTTCACCAATGTAACCCTGCGAGACACGGGCCAGTACACCTGCATGGTGACTAACGCTGCTGGAAATACCACTGCAACCGCTGTCCTCAACGTTACTGCTGCTGATGTTAGTGTCAATTACACCTATTTTACAACAGTTACTGTGGAAACTGTGGATACTGTTGGAGGTAATGATTATGCGTTGGTTGCCATCAATGAGACCTTCATCCGTGTTCCACCTGGCCCCACTCCCTCTGATTTGTGGCCAGACGGTGTTGCTACCACAGACTCCTCTCTGCCTATCAGCtggtcctcctcctctccccgcGCCACTCGACCCACCTTCACTGAGCCCATCACAGACGCTACCTTAATGGATGATGTGATGAAGACCACCAAGATCATCATTGGCTGCTTCGTAGCCATAACCTTCATGGCAGCCGTGATGCTGGTGGTGTTCTACAAGCTTAGGAAGCAGCACCAGCTGCACAAACATCACGGCCCTGCACGTGCCATCGAGATCATCAATGTGGAGGATGAGCTCGGCGCTGGGGCCAGTGGTCGGGGCAGCGGCATCTCAGGCGGAGCCACCGTGACACAGAGCGGAAGCAGTGGAATTGGAGGTACCCAGAGCCTCAGGCTGCACCACCCAGAGATAGTCAACTTGCCCAACCTGGCTCGATCGGAGCACCTCAACCACTACTACAAAACTCATCACTTCAACAACAACATGATGGGCCTGGGCCTGGGCACAGGATCTGTGGGCctcaacaacaataacaacccCTCACCATGCTCTCAGTCACAGAACATATCCTGTTCCCAGATTCCAACCTCCACTGGTGGGGGAACACCGACAGGTGGCACTCTGCCCTCCCCAGTGCCCCTTCCTCAACTGGGTCTCCACAATTCTCTGAAAGGCCTGATGGGGAAAGGCCAGAACGAGCCACTACTTTTTAAGAGTGGCTCCAAGGAAAATGTGCAAGAGACTCAAATCTGAGTGAAAGTGAGGGTAGAAGTATGAGGTAAGAGGAAAGGGATGCTGGATAGTGACAGTGATATAGAAAGTACGCGAATATTTGAACTGACTGTAGCCTATACCGTCCTCGTGGACGggtttcagaaaaaaaagatgaaatttCTCGTAGTTGCTGCTTTGTATTGTCAATCTTGGCAGGTAGAAGCAGATAGGAAGACTGAAGGAGACAGTACTGCATCTGATCAGTCCCACAAATAGCATCTGAACATAATTTTACACTAAGTCAGACACCAACACATGGAACGATCACCACAAAAATCACAATCATGTGCGCAACCCGCTATAGTCTTTGCCAAAGTCCAAGATCAAGCCAACTCTTTTCACCCAGTGGACAGCTATGAACAACAGCCTGTATGTTTTTTACAGATAGCTTCGTATATTTCCAGACACACTCAGTGTATATATTTAGAGGGAGACATAATATTGGCTACTGAACATGTTTTCAGATTAGTGTTTGGCAGAGACTCCGAATAACAAACAATGATTTGGGTGAGCAGTGCTGTCCCAGGTTTCCAGGAAGCACTAAaatacagagcagagcagcgatACTGTTCAGAACACAGACTAGTACTTTGCAGGGAGAGAAAACAACAGCAATTGTTTTTTCCGAGTGGTTTCACTTCTCTCTCACTTTCtcacttttttccctttcacaCTTTACTGGCTACTGTCTTCTTTGAGGGAAGAAAGCAACAGAGTGGGCTATCATGGGAGGAGAGAAACCCCGTGGCATGAAGGACAAAGAGcgatgtattaaaaaaaaggactaaAGTACATATTATATATACcgtaaatatattttcattcaaagaagTAAATTATAAAGAATCTTTATCAAGCTTCTGACTAAAAACTACGACGTCTGAAgaatatattaaaaagaaaaacacacacagttgttTTAGTGCCCCCCACCCCACtgccctcccccccccccccccctcccccttacTACTTCCCTCAACTTGGAACAAAATGGCCACTGACTGTGCCGCATAAGGACACGTGGgagagtgggggaaaaaaaaacaacaaaaaaaagcaaaacagacaaaatgttTGAGTGAATTTATTTTGGTCTTGACTTTTTTGTAGCCACAGAGCGTGTTTTCCCCTCTCCTGTCGCATTCACATAAACAGGGTCACCGGAGAAGGGACGTGTTTATGCTCTACTGCGAAAATACGAAATACGACAACAGCTCTCCATCGTTTGGTACAGCTACAGCCTAGCGGgagtgttaataataataatcggAACGGTAATAATGATAACAAGGTTTAGCTTTATTTGTCATAATGAACGTTTAATGATTAGCACAtgaaatgacacaaaatgttGCACATGCTGATTTAGCATGCTCTACAGACGTCTCCAGATTTGATTTCAGCCGATCATTTGAGATTTATCCAAGGGATTATGTTATCATTATTAGCATTCATGCgactattattattactacttgTGCCtacaaataactgaaaagtactttttttcatttgtataTGACGCTGAAGTTGTTTATGACTGATCCTGTTGGACTTCGGCTAATGAACAGCAGCGGGACGGCGTGCCACTACTCCACATGCATCAGCAGGAAATAACTTGGCCCCCTCTAAATGGCTTCCTCAGTCCAGTTCTCACCAACTCCTCCAACTGTCTCAAGCAGTCAGGAACCCTCATGTTTGTCACACGTTAAAGACAGGACACGAACCTTTGACGAAGACTGCATCTTTGCAGAGGATTATCTCGCAACTGTATCTCAGTGTTATCGTGTGTGCGTGGATTTCATGGCAGCAGGGAACTACTAAATGGACGACAGGCATTGCCAAGCATTTCTAAAGGTAAGCGATGCTCGTTCAGTGAAGAGGAAGGAAGTGACGTGCAGTACAGGAAACAGAGATGGGGGGaactttttttctaaagaaaaagtacaattaaatgaaaaaaaatatagaacCTTATAgatctcttttaaaaaaaaaaggaaacaaaactatTATGAtaagtgtttttcattttgggtttttatctagtttgattttttttgttttatttttaaatcaagtGTTATCTTTATTGtaatattgttattgttattataattagctAATTACACTGGTTATAATTATGAGAGATGTTCTGTTAGCAGAGGtcacttttaaaattaaaaaaaaaactggcacATAAAATGGCAGTGGAAGTCTGTGAAATTTGGTggctatatattttttttctcctttatgtTACAATCAACTTTATTTGTAGTATCACTGTTTGTGTCCCTTTGGCTCTTCTTGAGATGAGACATAGCGAATGTGAAATGGTCAGCACTGGGTCCTTTTATTTTCTGCACAGGGGGACAGGAAAGGCCCTGCTCCGGTTTACAAGCTCAATCACACTCGCTCTGTACTTTTCGTGAATGTCATCACCATCACAGTGCTCAGAGTGCGATTGCGCTATGTCAACACCTCGTTGCCATGACTACACCCTCAGACTAATGCGCCAAACGCCGTCAGCATCGGCTCCTCGTAAGGCAGCCGGTCGCCCTCCCCCTCTCCTGTCCGTCTCGTTCCTTTTGAGGTGCCATATCTCGACGAGCCGGCCagtgttccttcagtggtagcAAATCAACCTGAGCATTGTGCCCATGTCCTCACATAAAACTCCCTCCACCCTCCAACCCTCAGCATCTTGCCATCAGGTTTCCCTGGCAACTGTTGCTGCTGCGACAGCCCTTATCACAGCGTCTTGATTTGGGTTTCGAATGCTAAACAGACGAGAGCAGAGGGTATAGaactcctcttctttttttccatgcCAAGTAATTCACCCCGGTAATGTTCCTCGTTAATGTGTTTGATTTGTTTACACCAGCAACTATACTTCTCACGCCGCTGACTTTCTCTTAGTGAATCATACGATTTACATGCCACTCTCCCCTATGTGTTTAATTTGCATAGGCCACCACACATTTATGCACCCAGCACTTGTGATTAACACTCATACCCTGCATCTCTCATTAACATATTCCTTCCCAAGCACAAGGGATCCATATTCTGCTCACAAGTTA includes the following:
- the lrrc4ba gene encoding leucine-rich repeat-containing protein 4B → MRIATLTCLPGPSPFLFLLAQLLLRLLLPGPELVGAASTCPSLCTCSNQASRVICTRQNLEEVPESISVNTRYLNLQENSIQVIKSDTFKHLRHLEILQLSKNQIRQIEVGAFNGLPNLNTLELFDNRLTLVPSHAFEYLSKLRELWLRNNPIETLPGYAFHRVPSLRRLDLGELKKLDFISDAAFVGLINLRYLNLGMCGLKDIPKLTALVRLEELELSGNRLEIIRPGSFQGLVSLRKLWLMHSQVSVIERNAFDDLKNLEELNLSHNSLHSLPHDLFTPLHQLERVHLNHNPWVCNCDVLWLSWWLKETVPSNTTCCARCHAPPFLKGKYIGELDQSHFTCYAPVIVEPPTDLNVTEGMAAELKCRTSTSTTSVNWITPNGTLMTHGSYRVRISVLHDGTLNFTNVTLRDTGQYTCMVTNAAGNTTATAVLNVTAADVSVNYTYFTTVTVETVDTVGGNDYALVAINETFIRVPPGPTPSDLWPDGVATTDSSLPISWSSSSPRATRPTFTEPITDATLMDDVMKTTKIIIGCFVAITFMAAVMLVVFYKLRKQHQLHKHHGPARAIEIINVEDELGAGASGRGSGISGGATVTQSGSSGIGGTQSLRLHHPEIVNLPNLARSEHLNHYYKTHHFNNNMMGLGLGTGSVGLNNNNNPSPCSQSQNISCSQIPTSTGGGTPTGGTLPSPVPLPQLGLHNSLKGLMGKGQNEPLLFKSGSKENVQETQI